In Flavobacterium enshiense, the genomic stretch TAATGGCTATAGTGAAAAATGAAAAATAAAGTGAAAGTATATTGTATTATTGTAACTTACAATGGTATGAAATGGATTGAAAAATGTCTTTCCAGTTTAAAGGAAGATGCAATCGATCTTACTATTGTGGTAGTGGATAATAATTCAGATGATGAGACGGTAACTTTTATCAAAACCAATTTTCCAGAAGTCAAAATTGTAGAATCTGATATTAACTTAGGCTTTGGGAAAGCGAATAATTTGGGTTGGCAAATGGCAAAACAGGCTGACGCTGATTATGTTTATTTGTTGAATCAGGACACTATTAGTTATCCCAACAACATTTGTAAGTTAATAAAAATAGCTGAATTAGATCATGCGATTGGGGTGGTTTCTCCAATGCATTTAAACGATACTGGAATAAAACTTGATGCGAAGTTCGAGGGGTATATTACTGCTAAAAGTTGCCCAAACTATATAACAGATGTTACGTTAGGACAATTACAACAGTTTTACACAATTGGATTTGTAAATGCCGCTGCCTGGCTGGTAAAAACCAATACAATAGATTATTTGGGGGGATTGTTTTCAAGCGCTTTTTTTCATTACGGGGAAGATGTTAATTTTATTGGGCGATTGCGTTATTTTAACTTTAAAAGTGTGATAGTGCCTAATGTGTTTATTCATCATTGTCGTGAAGAACGTAAAGGGCAGCTGTCCTCAAAATTTATTAACAAACATGTTGATCTTAATAAAGTTGCAATGATGCATGACATTAAGTCAAGTTATGTGCACTGTGCCAAGGATGTTGCGAGATATGCCTTACAACAATTGACGAAAGGTAATTTTTTGGCTTTTGTTAAACTGTCTTGTTATCCCATAGTAAGTTTTAAAACTATTTCGGCTTACCGTAAGTCCTATAAAAAAAGAAAATTGTTTTTTTGATAAATAGAGAAAAGAAGGAGGGGATAAAGATTTTGTGTTGCTGAGACGCTTTTGGAATGTGAGATGTGAACTATAGTTAAGGAGGTCGTGGATGTGATTCCATAAATATTTGGTAAATTAAGATAAGTGGATTTTTTAACAACCACAAAAAAACTGACTAGCTTCAATTATTCAAAAATGTATGGAGTTGTTTAAGAATCTTAAAATAGACTTTAATAATATATGTGTAGCAAAAAAAAGACCTTTTTTTAAAGTTATGTACTTATTGTAAAAAAAATATAAGGGAATTCTAGTTTTGATTTAATGAATTTAGGCGTAATTTGCGGGACTATATTATAAGTGAAATTATTATTTAGGAGTTATTACCGTGAAAATAATCAGACTGACAACGTTACTGGATTTTGGCGGACAGGAAAAAAAATATATTTCCTTTACCGAGAGTAAGTCTATGCATAAAAACGATTATATTTTTGCGGCAATTGGCCACGGGGGATTTGCCCAAGAAACAATAATGAAAAATGGATTTCCTGTTGTCATTTTTAATCAGAATCCGTCTGTTTCGAATTTCCAAAATATTTGGAAGTTGTACAAATGGTTAAAAAAAGAAAAGCCGGATGTGGTACATACTGCTGCCGCAGAAGCTAATTTTCATGGGATTTTGGCAGCCAAATTAGCAGGAGTGCCTAGAATTGTGGCAGAAGAAATTGGATTTCCGAATCATTCGGTTAAAGCTAAACTGTCATTCAGATTCATATATACATTGGCGGATAAAGTGATTTGTGTTTCCGAATCGGTGAAAAACTTTTTGGTTTCGATTAAAGAAATAAAACCTACTGACGGAGTAGTGGTTTATAATCCGGTAAGCCCAGCAAAAAAGATTCATAAATTGCAGTCCGCTAAATTTACGATAGTTTCCGTCGGAAGACTTGAAAAAGTGAAAAATCAGGAACTTTTGCTGAGAACCTTTGCTCAGTTAGATCGACAGGATTGTGAATTGTATTTGGTTGGTGATGGCAGAGAAAGAAAATACCTTGAAAATATAATTACCGAACTCAATCTGAAATCAAAAGTTTTTATTACGGGATTTACACCTGAGCCTGAAAAATATTTAGCCAAAGCGGATTTATTTGTGCTTCCTTCTTTGTCGGAAGGTTTTGGAATTGCAGCAGTAGAAGCGATACAGTATGGTGTTCCATGTTTGTGTTCAAAAGTAGGAGGATTGTCAGAAATTATCGAAGAAGGTGTTTCTGGTTGGTTGTTTGATCCGAATGATAGACAGGATTTTTTGAAGCAATTGAATAAAATATTGTCACTTTCACCAGACGAACGCAATGCTATTGGGGAAGTTTCAAAAGTTAGGATATTAAATAAGTTTTCTTCTGAAAAGTATGTCGAAAATTTAGAAAACGTATACGAAAGCCTTTATGATTAAAGTACTTGGCATATTGGAAACAATGGCTTATGGAGGTGTGGAGCGTAGAAGACTTTCGCTAGCCAAATATTTGAACAAAGATCTGTTTGAACTAAAAATTATTTGCACCAAAGCAACCGATGAACTTATTGAACAGTTCAGACAGGAAGGTGTTGAAGTAATTCCAATCGGTATCTTGAAATCACCTTTTCAGTGGAGCCAACATCAGAAAGTTCAAAAGATAATTGCGACATATAAGCCCCACATTGTTCATGGGGCAGTTTTTGAGGGAGTTACAATGGCGGCTGTTAACGGTTTTCTGATGAAAGTGCCTATAGTCATTATCGAAGAAACCTCCGATCCGCAAAACCGTTCTTGGAGAGGGAATTTGCTGATGAAGCTGTTCTCGTTCCTGTGTACAAAAGCTGTTGGTGTTTCAAGGGCTTCAACAGATTATTTGGAGAATGTCCTAAGAATAGGGAATGAAAAAATACAACTGATTGAAAATGGTGTTGCTCTTCCTAAAGTTGAAAATAAATCGGAAACTAAACTTATAAAGGAAAGGCTCAATCTTAACGGAAAAATAGTAATTGGTTCGGTCGGGAGAATGTTAAACGATAATACCAAACGTTTTTCAGATTTGATAAAAGCATTCGCGCTTTTAGTAAAAGTTGACCAGAATGTTCATTTGATTCTGATTGGCGATGGGCCAGAGAAATGGCATTACGAAAATATTGTTAAAGAGCTTGGTCTTGAAGGATTTGTGTCTTTTGAAGGGTACCAGAAAGATGTTTCGAAGTATTATTATGTTATGGACATTTTCTCGTTGGTTTCGGCACATGAATCTTTCGGATTGGTTTTGGCAGAAGCTATGTTGCACAAACTGCCAGTTGTGGCCACTCGGGTTGGCGGTATGCAGTTTATTGTAGATGACAGCCAGACCGGTTTTTTGGTGGAAAAATTTGACGTAGACCAAATAGCAGCACAAATAGCAAGATTGCTAAAAGACAAAGAACTCAGGTTGACATTTGGTCAAAACGGTTACCAAAAAGCGATGCTGCATTACACTGAAGAACAATATGTGAAAAAAGTGGAAAACTTATACTTGTCTTTGGTTAAAAGGTAAATGATAATTGAATAAAATTATATTTTTGTAAAAACAACTGAAATTGGTAAAAAATAAAATAGACGCACTGATAAGAAAGTTTTTCCTTCATAAAAATGAAGAATTGCCGAGTTTCTTGTTGAGTAAATTGTATCATCAGGGAAGTTATTTACCCTTTACGACTTCGTCACTGAAGTTTCGTTTTTTGGCTTGTTTGGTTAATGATATAGTGGTCAATAACCGCAAAACTGTTTTAGAATTCGGTTCGGGAATTTCAACCATCATTGCCGCCCGATTGATGAAAATGAACAACCTCGATTGTACCATTACAACTGTTGATGAAAGCGCCGAATGGCAGGGAATTATCAAAAAAATTTTAAAAGAAGAAAATCTGCTCGATTATGTGAAATTTGTTTGCGCACCAACCGAACCAAGCGGCGATTTGCACCAGTCTTATGAATACAACAGCCCTATAGTTTTTGAAGCAATTGCCAATAAAAAATTTGATTTGGTATTGGTTGACGGACCATCAGCTTGGCAGAAAAAAAATGTGATGAGCAGGGCTTCCAATGTCAAGTTTATCAAAGATAATTTAGCCGATAATTTCACAATTTTTATTGATAACTCAGACCGGCCGGGTGAAGTGGAGCTGACCAAAAGAATGGCCGCAACACTCAATCTTAAACCGAGTCGACTCGACCCAACTTTCCTGACATTTTCAAAAGGCCCGCATTTTAATTTTGTGGTTTAATTATTTTC encodes the following:
- a CDS encoding glycosyltransferase family 2 protein produces the protein MKNKVKVYCIIVTYNGMKWIEKCLSSLKEDAIDLTIVVVDNNSDDETVTFIKTNFPEVKIVESDINLGFGKANNLGWQMAKQADADYVYLLNQDTISYPNNICKLIKIAELDHAIGVVSPMHLNDTGIKLDAKFEGYITAKSCPNYITDVTLGQLQQFYTIGFVNAAAWLVKTNTIDYLGGLFSSAFFHYGEDVNFIGRLRYFNFKSVIVPNVFIHHCREERKGQLSSKFINKHVDLNKVAMMHDIKSSYVHCAKDVARYALQQLTKGNFLAFVKLSCYPIVSFKTISAYRKSYKKRKLFF
- a CDS encoding glycosyltransferase family 4 protein, with amino-acid sequence MKIIRLTTLLDFGGQEKKYISFTESKSMHKNDYIFAAIGHGGFAQETIMKNGFPVVIFNQNPSVSNFQNIWKLYKWLKKEKPDVVHTAAAEANFHGILAAKLAGVPRIVAEEIGFPNHSVKAKLSFRFIYTLADKVICVSESVKNFLVSIKEIKPTDGVVVYNPVSPAKKIHKLQSAKFTIVSVGRLEKVKNQELLLRTFAQLDRQDCELYLVGDGRERKYLENIITELNLKSKVFITGFTPEPEKYLAKADLFVLPSLSEGFGIAAVEAIQYGVPCLCSKVGGLSEIIEEGVSGWLFDPNDRQDFLKQLNKILSLSPDERNAIGEVSKVRILNKFSSEKYVENLENVYESLYD
- a CDS encoding glycosyltransferase, with protein sequence MIKVLGILETMAYGGVERRRLSLAKYLNKDLFELKIICTKATDELIEQFRQEGVEVIPIGILKSPFQWSQHQKVQKIIATYKPHIVHGAVFEGVTMAAVNGFLMKVPIVIIEETSDPQNRSWRGNLLMKLFSFLCTKAVGVSRASTDYLENVLRIGNEKIQLIENGVALPKVENKSETKLIKERLNLNGKIVIGSVGRMLNDNTKRFSDLIKAFALLVKVDQNVHLILIGDGPEKWHYENIVKELGLEGFVSFEGYQKDVSKYYYVMDIFSLVSAHESFGLVLAEAMLHKLPVVATRVGGMQFIVDDSQTGFLVEKFDVDQIAAQIARLLKDKELRLTFGQNGYQKAMLHYTEEQYVKKVENLYLSLVKR
- a CDS encoding class I SAM-dependent methyltransferase, giving the protein MVKNKIDALIRKFFLHKNEELPSFLLSKLYHQGSYLPFTTSSLKFRFLACLVNDIVVNNRKTVLEFGSGISTIIAARLMKMNNLDCTITTVDESAEWQGIIKKILKEENLLDYVKFVCAPTEPSGDLHQSYEYNSPIVFEAIANKKFDLVLVDGPSAWQKKNVMSRASNVKFIKDNLADNFTIFIDNSDRPGEVELTKRMAATLNLKPSRLDPTFLTFSKGPHFNFVV